CGTGCCATTAGAAAGTAATCGCGAGACGAGCTCTGAATTCTTAAGCTCGATGGCTGTACTTCCTAGATGACTTGAATCCGCATTCTTTAGATTACAGACTGACTAGTACCACCAACTGGAATAACCAACTGGTGTCCTTCATGATACCATACCCTTCTAGAAACCACCCATTGTCTGGGAAACAGAAATCGAAAGGCCTGAGAACCAACAGCCCATTGTTAGAATGCAGAGTTTATGGGAAAAATTCCAACCTCGCCATTGTTGTGCGAGGGGTTCTTTCGAGGGATGAGAAGCTCTGCCCAGAAACTCACTAATGGGAGTCTCGTTCTCTTGCAGATGTTGCAACAACAGGCGTAGAGTGTTCGTGTGCCCATCATGTCGGAAAAGGTGAGCACCTCCCTGGCGGCCCAGTTGCATTCCCATGCTTTGGCATCGGCTGAAGGTGCCGCAGCAGGCGGTGCTTCCAGCGCCTGTCATGTCCAGCAGGCTCCGCTCCAGTTCGAGATGGATGCGCCGGCGGCGGCGATCAGTGCCCAGTTGAACTTCAAGATCGTGCCGGCCGACAGTCTACCGGGGCTGAGCCACCAGGACATGTTATCCTCCATGAACTCGTCTCAAATATCGAATGCCTCCACGGAGTCAAGCTGCAGTCCGCCCACCCAGGGCGGAGTTCCGCCCCCCAAGCCAAGTCGCCACATGGCGGTACAGCCGCTGAACAGCGTAAGTGTTTCCCGAAATCCCACACCCCGTGCACTCTAATCGCAGCTAGCCTTTCCTCATCCGTAGAAATCGTGCCGTTTCCCCAAGCTGGAGGAGTGCGCCCACTTCCACTACGAACGCGTCCAGCTGGGACCGCTGTCGGTGCAGCTGTTGGACGACAAGTCGGAGCATTTGGGGAGCAGTATTGCCTCCCAGTCGATCGGCGGCGATCTGCCGCACAGCTCGCTGCGGAGCTTCTCCCCGGAGAGCTGCTGGTTCATCATCCGGGTGTGCCCGCAGCGCTGCGAGCCCTTCCTAATCAAGCGCAGCTTCGAGAACATGCAGCTGCTGGACGAGATGCTCCATCGCTGCGTCTATGACCGCAAGATCAGCGGCCTGCGCAACATGGCCGAGCTGGCGGCGGAGCTGCCCAGTGAACCGGACGTGGAGTACGCGGTGGCCAAGTACCTGGAGCGCTTCTCGATGATCGCCTCCGACTCGCTGACCTGCGGCACCATACTCACCTGGCTGCAGCTGGACAACAAGGGCCGGCGGCTGCCCCTGGCGGACGGGGAGACCCAACGGACGATCAACACGCCGGCGGTGGGAGCCGCCTATGGCGTGCGACGGTATCAGGCGCAGGCCCCCGACGAGATCAACATCGAAGTAGGCGACATGATCTCCGTGATCGACATGCCCAGTCCGGCGGAGTCGATTTGGTGGCGCGGCAAGAAGTCGCACCTGCAAAAGTCCCTCTACGAGGTGGGCTTCTTTCCGCAGTCCTGTGTGGCCACCATCGGGGACAAGGTGCCGCGCAACTTCCCCATGCCGGCTCCCCTCGTTGGCCACCTGGATGCCTCGCCCACGAAGCCCGTGCTCCGCAAGCACGGCAAGCTGATCGCCTTCTTCCGTTCGTTCATCCTCTCCCGGCCGTCCCGCCGCAGGCTCAAGCAGAGCGGAATCTACCGGGAACGCGTCTTCAACTGCGACCTGTCCGAGCACCTGCTGAACAGCGGACAGGACATCCCCATGGTGCTGCGGTCCTGCGCGGAGTTCATCGAGAACTACGGGGTCATTGACGGAATCTACAGGCTCTCCGGTATCACGTCGAACATCCAGCGGCTGCGGCGCTCCTTTGACGAGGAGCGTGTTCCGGACCTGGGAAATCCGGAGATGAAGAAGGATATTCATGCGGTCAGCTCGCTACTCAAGATGTACTTCCGGGAGCTGCCGAACCCGCTCTGCACGTACCAGCTGTACGACAACTTTGTGGAGGCCATCCAGGTGAAGGCCGACGAGGCGGACGAGCGCCTGCGGCTCATGAAAGAGACGGTGCTGAAGCTGCCGCCGCCCCACTATAGGTAACACTCAGTTATTCCTACTGGGAACTGTAATCCCCACAAGAATCTAACACTCTTCCATTCGCAGAACTCTAAAATATCTGGCGGAACACCTGTACAAGGTGTCGCAGCACCACGAACGCACCGGCATGACGGACAAGAACCTGGCCATTGTGTGGGCGCCCAACCTACTGCGCTCGCCCGCCCTCGAGTCCGGGGGCGTGGCTGCGCTGCGTGGCGTGGGCGTGCAGGCCGTGGTCACCGAGTACCTGATACGCAACTGCCACAACATCTTCGACGCCCTGGAGGATCAGACGGCGCGCCAGAATATGGTGGCCAGTGCGCAGGGTGGAGAGCTGCGACTGGAGTCGCTGACCGACTGCGAGAGCCTGCTGGTGGAGCAGAGGGAGCAGGACCAGTCCCTGGGCCTAGTTGAGCGACCCAAGAGCTTGAGCACGGGCGGGGCCAAGCTGATAAGCTTGGAGGAGGCCCAGGAGCGGCACTCGCGCATCGAGGGTGGCGACTTGAAGCAATCCTTGCCCATCAGCATGCTGGCCAGTGCGAGCAGCAACGCAGCTTCCAACATCGGCTCCTACATAGAGGTGGGCGGCGGACCGTCTAGCCTGCCGGACAAGTACCATACGGTGCTCTCGGCGCCGCGCAGCCGGCAGAAGCACAAGCCCGACAAGACGCCCTCCTGGAAGTCGATCTTCACGCGCAGCCAACGGCAGGGCAACCCCGAGACCGGCCCGAAGGCTAGCACGGACGCCAAGGACTCGGTCACGTCGCGGGTGAGCTTCGTTCAGGCGGCACACGCCCACGCCAGCAAGGAGCTGACCAAGCACGACAAGCCCAAGTCCATCGAGTTGCTGGAAACCACAAGCCACGAACGGGAACCGAAGCCCATGGACCTGTGCATCCGGTCCAACTCGATCGACAGCCTGCGGACCGTCGGCCACTCGCGCAGCGTCTCGCACGACTCGTACTTCGACCTGTTGCAATCGCCACAGCGTGGCCACATGACCACCTGCCCCTCGCGCGAGCTCTCCGAGCTGGGTCTCAACTTTGACCGCGAGGAGCCGGAAATGCGCATCTTCTCTGAGAGCGAGTCGTTGGTGAGCTCGCCGCGCGTTGGCAAGGAGAATGTTCCGCCCTCGTCTGGCTGCGCCACTCGCCGCATCATGCGTGCCCGGCCGGAGGACTTCTCCAGCCAGACGAACAGCGTGAATCCCAGTCCGAAGAAGCAGCCGCGTCTCAATCTCCTGTCCCCCAGCTCGGCCAGGACGATGCCGCCACCGCCTCCCCCGGCCACTGTCCCCCAGTCATCCTGTGGCCACGAGCCCGCCGGAGCGGAAAACTGCTGCAAGCGGTATAAGCTGGAGGATCAGTTGTGTGACATCCAGTTCATTGACTGTGGAACACCCGAGAATGTGCCCACCACGCAGCAACAGTTCGCCAGCGTGGAGGTGCATCCACCACCCAAACCGGCACGGGCTGCCCAGTCCCCGCTGGCCTCGCCCTCGACGGCTGCCTCGGGATCTGGTTCGGGCTCGGGTTCGGGTTCCTCCTCGTCTACCCGCTACAGCTATCCATCGGTGCAGCTGGGCGCCAAGCGCAAAGATCAGCAGGCCGCCAAAGAGCGGTTCAGCTACCAGGGTACATTTACGCATTCAGTTCCGAAGCAGGAAGCTTCCAGCCTCCGCCCTGTGCAGTAAGTACAACGACCTCCCCTCAGTACGAATCTAATTGTCCATTTTTCCCGCTTTTTAGAGCCAACCACTCCAACACTGTTCCCTTG
This region of Drosophila bipectinata strain 14024-0381.07 chromosome 2L, DbipHiC1v2, whole genome shotgun sequence genomic DNA includes:
- the CdGAPr gene encoding GTPase-activating protein CdGAPr; this translates as MSEKVSTSLAAQLHSHALASAEGAAAGGASSACHVQQAPLQFEMDAPAAAISAQLNFKIVPADSLPGLSHQDMLSSMNSSQISNASTESSCSPPTQGGVPPPKPSRHMAVQPLNSKSCRFPKLEECAHFHYERVQLGPLSVQLLDDKSEHLGSSIASQSIGGDLPHSSLRSFSPESCWFIIRVCPQRCEPFLIKRSFENMQLLDEMLHRCVYDRKISGLRNMAELAAELPSEPDVEYAVAKYLERFSMIASDSLTCGTILTWLQLDNKGRRLPLADGETQRTINTPAVGAAYGVRRYQAQAPDEINIEVGDMISVIDMPSPAESIWWRGKKSHLQKSLYEVGFFPQSCVATIGDKVPRNFPMPAPLVGHLDASPTKPVLRKHGKLIAFFRSFILSRPSRRRLKQSGIYRERVFNCDLSEHLLNSGQDIPMVLRSCAEFIENYGVIDGIYRLSGITSNIQRLRRSFDEERVPDLGNPEMKKDIHAVSSLLKMYFRELPNPLCTYQLYDNFVEAIQVKADEADERLRLMKETVLKLPPPHYRTLKYLAEHLYKVSQHHERTGMTDKNLAIVWAPNLLRSPALESGGVAALRGVGVQAVVTEYLIRNCHNIFDALEDQTARQNMVASAQGGELRLESLTDCESLLVEQREQDQSLGLVERPKSLSTGGAKLISLEEAQERHSRIEGGDLKQSLPISMLASASSNAASNIGSYIEVGGGPSSLPDKYHTVLSAPRSRQKHKPDKTPSWKSIFTRSQRQGNPETGPKASTDAKDSVTSRVSFVQAAHAHASKELTKHDKPKSIELLETTSHEREPKPMDLCIRSNSIDSLRTVGHSRSVSHDSYFDLLQSPQRGHMTTCPSRELSELGLNFDREEPEMRIFSESESLVSSPRVGKENVPPSSGCATRRIMRARPEDFSSQTNSVNPSPKKQPRLNLLSPSSARTMPPPPPPATVPQSSCGHEPAGAENCCKRYKLEDQLCDIQFIDCGTPENVPTTQQQFASVEVHPPPKPARAAQSPLASPSTAASGSGSGSGSGSSSSTRYSYPSVQLGAKRKDQQAAKERFSYQGTFTHSVPKQEASSLRPVQANHSNTVPLRKPRVDPTEDGHGKLTAGTPTTPSRSPRYSLLLCDTESSENSSAVNTPQYDMEPLMLASAMSGVSGVSSNMQQQLLLGLDAASSYLGSSHESLGQNFNNVQEHRDMNALKRELSLDLQPVQQRLPQPANRAATLPVKEQLQAAAAAAMCSSPNNSNFTDNTSQSVTPSEFGYQHLQRQLSMHSLLATEDSSPVYEDFEQTPVKMVPTSPIRSTISITYKSPEKEKKAPALLETNFDENIVYEQVKLFRNSVTEVNQMLHERSSLKQIDEEEHQQDGEAYKAAEMTQQLLQLEQDQHLQQQLLEEDAEDDEQSQLLYENIELRKPKTVYENLRGEEMKLNTEEKPSSDRIELDSLDSLPDNMEQERDQQHSPSKSPSFSVKELANKFESSPVEQLPSFDFTVRGGSMKKPNELSVPKTMPAPVPLKKLNSVGQKITRSLDENAFVREFGGKQLQDLSASTKLPEVLLEVNSRRKSFDFTRPKTLNPPKRLPGMSITEEICHKEPITPTTENRISLIQQNNVPKEQPFLPPAGRKSVLTGVVLDRERIDKIKEERRQQLTQKYHGDTLKSRSRTELNAEDNNFQAAESLRIKSKSRGDMHALQKDMDMNLKQMSRVAGGGSESTLHMAQELGLQRVRRISDEKNQNCDTNSGVSATSLLSVRSAAQKYGSTTTKVPTNKFERGQPMPRERLQRNSLAESNAGSNNREKISPQFSIRDVTAMFESRSQNQ